A genomic window from Filimonas effusa includes:
- a CDS encoding sensor protein KdpD — protein MDKDNNAEHFLKLIRQSRRGKFKVYIGMSPGVGKTYRMLQEARALLRNGVDVKIGYIETHNRPETHALLEGLPVIPRRQLFYKGKELEELDMHAVLNLHPEVVIIDELAHTNIEGSRNEKRWQDVMQILDEGINVISAVNIQHIESLQEEIKNITGINVNERIPDSVLQQADEVVNIDLTADELVSRLKEGKIYAPDKIAVSLQNFFQPEKILQLRELALKEVASQVERKIETVLPRNVHARNECLLACISSNHEMAKKVIRKTARLASYYHSRWLLLYVQTPGEEMDKIGLAAQRHLINNFKLATELGAEVIRIKHKKIGKGIIEVAEQKQVTTICIGKPHLNLFKVIMATNVFNEILKKLSSNDIDLVILS, from the coding sequence ATGGATAAAGACAATAATGCAGAACATTTTCTCAAACTCATCCGCCAGTCGCGCCGGGGAAAGTTCAAAGTGTATATAGGTATGAGCCCCGGAGTGGGTAAAACTTATCGTATGCTACAGGAAGCAAGGGCTTTACTCAGGAATGGCGTAGATGTGAAGATCGGATATATTGAAACGCATAACCGGCCCGAAACGCATGCCTTGCTGGAAGGGCTGCCGGTTATTCCCAGGAGGCAATTGTTTTATAAAGGCAAGGAGCTGGAAGAACTTGACATGCATGCAGTATTGAATCTCCATCCAGAGGTTGTGATCATCGATGAACTTGCTCATACCAATATTGAAGGCAGCCGGAATGAAAAACGCTGGCAGGATGTAATGCAAATACTTGATGAAGGCATTAACGTGATCAGCGCCGTTAACATTCAACATATAGAAAGTCTGCAGGAAGAAATTAAAAACATCACCGGCATCAATGTAAATGAAAGAATACCCGACAGTGTTTTGCAGCAGGCTGATGAAGTGGTGAATATAGATCTTACTGCCGATGAACTGGTGTCACGCCTGAAAGAGGGTAAGATCTATGCACCTGACAAGATTGCTGTATCACTGCAAAATTTCTTTCAGCCTGAAAAGATCCTTCAGCTTCGGGAGCTTGCGTTAAAGGAAGTAGCCAGCCAGGTAGAGCGTAAAATAGAAACTGTTCTTCCGAGGAATGTGCATGCGCGCAATGAATGTCTTCTCGCCTGCATCAGCAGCAATCATGAAATGGCCAAAAAGGTGATCCGGAAAACGGCGCGTCTTGCTTCTTACTATCATTCCAGGTGGTTGCTGTTATATGTGCAAACGCCGGGAGAGGAAATGGATAAGATAGGCCTGGCGGCTCAGCGACACCTCATCAACAATTTTAAACTGGCGACAGAGCTGGGTGCAGAGGTCATTCGTATTAAACATAAAAAAATAGGGAAAGGCATTATAGAGGTAGCGGAGCAAAAGCAGGTTACCACCATTTGTATTGGCAAGCCCCATTTAAATCTTTTTAAAGTGATCATGGCCACCAATGTATTCAACGAAATACTAAAAAAGCTATCTTCAAATGATATTGATCTTGTAATTCTGTCATAA
- a CDS encoding sensor histidine kinase — translation MRIKAKLILGTGVLSALILLLAVLGTGYINILKKDTRNILVSNYNTVEYSRKMMLALDGIHLPGGSIHQFEENLALQKANVTETGEKDATQQLAEHYQLFKANLADTLLPRLIRQDLSQVMLLNMQAIQRKTNIAAATADTATLWIATAGTLCFIIAFVLLVNLPGNIANPIRELTESIRQIANKNYAQRVHFNKQNEFGDLARSFNTMAEKLEEYHNSNLSKLLIEKKRIETLINNMHDPVIGLDENKRILFANEAAIAACGLPAAKLVGQLAQDVAVVNDLIRALIQDMMSPGASNKDRSMKIYADGKESYFEKNIINITITPTGETQQQQIGHVILLRNITPYKELDFAKTNFIATVSHELKTPISSIKLGVQLLEKKETGGLNEDQQQLIEGIKDDAGRLLKITGELLNLSQVETGNIQLNLQESSPYQILRYAMDAVKVPAELKHIHLDSQVAGGLPPVKADEEKTAWVLINLLTNAIRYSPEQADIIIEVKPQNKQLLFSVQDKGHGIDPLYRDKIFDRYFQIPGSNRSGTGLGLAICKEFIEAQGGTIGVQTEQGSGSRFYFLLPLIQEQKQV, via the coding sequence ATGCGTATTAAGGCAAAACTTATACTGGGAACAGGGGTGCTATCTGCACTGATCCTGCTGCTGGCTGTGTTGGGTACCGGATATATCAATATCCTTAAAAAAGACACCCGCAACATCCTGGTATCCAACTATAACACGGTAGAGTACTCGCGTAAAATGATGCTTGCGCTCGATGGCATTCATCTTCCCGGCGGCTCTATACACCAGTTCGAAGAAAACCTGGCATTGCAAAAAGCCAATGTTACCGAAACCGGAGAAAAGGATGCAACGCAACAACTTGCCGAACATTACCAGCTTTTCAAAGCCAACCTGGCCGACACCCTGCTCCCACGTTTAATACGGCAGGATCTTTCGCAGGTAATGCTGCTGAATATGCAGGCCATACAGCGTAAAACCAATATCGCAGCAGCAACTGCCGATACTGCTACTTTATGGATCGCCACCGCGGGAACACTTTGTTTCATCATTGCCTTTGTTCTGTTGGTAAACCTCCCGGGAAATATTGCCAACCCTATCCGGGAGCTAACGGAAAGCATCAGGCAAATTGCCAATAAGAACTATGCCCAACGGGTACATTTCAACAAACAAAATGAATTCGGAGACCTGGCCAGGTCTTTTAACACCATGGCGGAGAAGCTGGAAGAGTATCATAACAGTAACCTGTCTAAACTACTGATCGAGAAGAAAAGAATAGAAACACTTATCAATAACATGCACGATCCTGTTATCGGGCTCGATGAGAACAAAAGAATTCTTTTTGCAAATGAAGCTGCAATTGCGGCCTGCGGATTACCTGCAGCCAAACTGGTGGGCCAGCTGGCACAGGATGTTGCCGTAGTGAATGATCTTATACGGGCGCTGATACAGGATATGATGTCACCCGGTGCCAGCAACAAAGACCGAAGCATGAAGATATATGCCGACGGTAAAGAAAGTTATTTTGAAAAGAACATCATCAATATCACTATCACCCCAACGGGTGAAACGCAACAGCAGCAAATAGGTCATGTTATCCTGCTCAGGAATATTACGCCTTATAAAGAACTTGACTTCGCCAAAACAAACTTCATAGCAACTGTTTCGCACGAGTTGAAAACGCCCATCTCTTCCATCAAACTTGGTGTTCAATTGTTGGAAAAGAAAGAAACGGGAGGTCTGAATGAAGATCAGCAGCAACTAATAGAAGGTATTAAAGACGATGCAGGCCGGCTTCTGAAAATAACAGGAGAGCTGCTGAACCTGTCGCAAGTAGAAACGGGCAATATTCAGCTGAACCTCCAGGAAAGCAGTCCCTACCAGATACTCCGTTATGCAATGGATGCTGTAAAAGTTCCTGCTGAATTAAAGCATATACATCTCGACAGCCAGGTAGCCGGAGGTCTTCCTCCCGTTAAGGCTGACGAGGAGAAAACAGCATGGGTATTGATCAACCTTCTCACCAACGCTATCCGATATTCTCCCGAGCAAGCCGACATAATCATAGAGGTGAAACCACAGAATAAACAACTGCTGTTTTCTGTACAGGATAAAGGGCATGGCATAGACCCTTTATACAGGGATAAAATATTTGACCGTTATTTTCAAATTCCTGGCAGTAATCGCTCAGGAACAGGACTGGGCCTGGCGATATGCAAAGAATTTATAGAAGCACAGGGAGGCACTATTGGTGTACAAACCGAACAAGGTTCGGGAAGCAGGTTTTACTTCCTGCTTCCACTGATACAGGAACAAAAGCAGGTGTAA